ATTGAAGCTTTGCTTGTAGCAACAGCAACTCCCGATCACATTTTGGCGCCAACTGCCAGTATTGTTTGCGAGAAAAGCGGCCTTACAAATGCTTTTGGAATTGATATGAATGCAGCCTGCAGCGGATTTTTATACGCGCTGGAAATGGGAGCAAACATGATCGAAAGCGGCCGTTACAGCAAATTAATTATTGTTGGAGCAGACAAAATGAGTTCGATCGTAGATTATGAAGACCGTAATACTTGTATCCTTTTCGGAGATGGAGCAGGAGCGGTTTTACTAGAAAGAACAGAATCTGAAAATGGTTTAATGAAAACCATTCTCAAAACAGACGGAAGCGGTACCTCTTCTTTGGCTGTTCCAGCTGGAGGTTCAAGAAACCCAACTTCTATGCAGAGCTTATTGCACAGAACACATTATTTAAAACAAGACGGTGCTTTTGTATTTAAAAGAGCGGTGGCTTCAATGGGACAGGTTTCTCAAGATGCTTTGGTAAAAAATGGATTACAGTCAGACGAAATTGACTGGGTAATTCCGCATCAGGCAAACTTAAGAATTATCAATGCCGTTGGAGAAAGTTTAAATATTGAGGCTTCTAAAGTAAAAGTAAACATCGAGCGTTACGGAAATACCACTTCTGCAACAGTTCCGTTGTGTTTATGGGACTTTCAAGAAGATTTTAAAGAAGGTCAAAACTTATTGATTACCACTTTTGGCGCTGGATTTTCATGGGGAGCTACTTGTTTGAAATGGGGAGTGATGCGTGAAAAAAAAACAGTTCAAAAAACTAAAGATTCGAAAGCAGAAGAAGTTCTGGTGGCACACTAAATCGAGCTGAGCAGATTTTCGATTCAAAATAGAGATGATTTAATGGGAAGACAGAAACAAAATAAAAAATCAGGGAAAAACTTTTTCTATAAATATTACAGAGTTATAGTAATTCCTGCGGTTTTTTTAGTGTATTTGTCTTCTTATTACTTCTTAAATCCCTACCGAAATTTTAAAGAAGAAAGTTTGCTGGATTTGGATCAGACTTTTGATATTTTTATCATTTTACTGTACTGCGCCATTCTTACGGAGCTGACGCTTTTTGTTGGCAGAAAGTTAAACAACTATATACGCTGGGAACAAAATCCCTTTTTTAGAGCAATAGCGCAGTTTATCTGTTTAATTGCCGGAAATATACTTTTAAATTACTTTTTCTCCTGTTTATGGGACTATTTATACCCTTGCACAGCTTTAGAAGAAAATGATTTAGTTACCATTTGGCAGTCCAAAATTATGGCTGCCATTATTTCTCTTTTTATCAGCGCAATTCATACCGGTATTTTTCTATTAAACCGTTGGCGTGTAAATGCTATAGAAACAGCCGAATTAAAAATTAAAGCTTCTGAACTTCAGGAAGCCGTAACGCGTTCAAAACTGGAATCCTTAAAAATGCAGTTAGATCCGCATTTTGTTTTTAATAATTTTAGCACCTTGACTGAGCTGATTTATGAAGATCAAAAAGAAGCGGCATCGTTTTTAGAAAATATTACGAGAGTATATCGTTATATGATTTCAAACTCGAATAAAGACACTATTACTGTAAAAGAAGAAATTGAATTCCTAAACGCTTATTTTTATCTGCTAAAGAAAAGACTCGGCGATAAAATCGATCTTAAAATTGACCTTGAACCTTCTTGTTTGTCGTTGCATTTACCTCCCTTAACACTACAGTTATTGGTTGAAAATGCTGTAAAACATAATATGGCAACTTTAGCCAATCCATTGACTATTTCTGTTTTTTGTGATTCGAATGATATTATTGTCCGAAACAATTTGCAGCGAACAGCAGGAAAAAGTCTGGTTTCTACCGGAATTGGGAACAAAAACATTGAGTTTCGTTATAAGATTTTATCTGAAAAAATGCCCGTTTTCAAAGAATCAAAGGACTTTTATGAAGTACGTCTGCCATTAATTGAAGTGTTATGAAAATTTTAATTGTAGAAGATGAAAGTATAAACGCCAGTCGTTTAAAAAGACTGCTGGAAGAACTTGAACCTAATTGTCAAATTTTAGGAATTATTGATACTGTTGTCGACACTGTTGCTTGGTTGAAATCAAATCCTGCACCCGATTTAATTACATTGGATATTCGCCTAGCCGACGGATTGAGTTTTTCAATTTTTGATGAAATCAATATCACTTGTCCCGTTATTTTCACTACAGCTTATGACGAATATGCCATTCGCGCTTTTAAAGTCAACAGCATTGATTATTTGATGAAACCAATTGATAAAGGCGAATTAGAATTTGCTTTAACAAAATTCAAGTCTTTATCTAAAACCGAAACCAGTGTTTCTAATATTGCTGGAATTTTAAAAGACCTTATTCATAAACCAATTTATAGATTACGTTTCTTAGTAACCTATCGAGATGGCTATAAAAGTGTAGATGTTTCTGATATTGACTTCATTTATTCGGAGTTTAAAACGAGTAATTTATTTCTAAAATCGGGTACAATTATATCGATTCCACAAACGATGGAAGAACTGGAGCAGGAACTAGATCCTAATATTTTTTTTAGGGCAAACCGACAATTCTTCATTCGTGCGGAAAGCATTAAATCTATTGCGAATTACTTCAACGCAAAACTTAAAGTCCAACTGAAACTGGATCCTGAAAGAGAAGTGATTATCAGTCGCGAGAAGACACCGTTTTTTAAACAGTGGATGGATAGATAAGTTACTAAGGTTCTGAGATGTTAAGATGCTAAGTTTTTAGGTTCAAAGTTACAAAGAGACAAAGTGACAGAGGTTTTTTTCTTTTCTGGCGAAAAGATTTCTTGTGCTTGTTTTTTGTCATCCTTGACAAAACTGTGTGTAAAAAAACTTTGCGACTCTGCTCCCGATAGCTATCGGGATTGCGAGATTAATTCTGCAAAATCTTCATAAAAAAGAACTTTAAAATACTTTTAATCAGTGGTATAAAAAAACTTTGCGCCTTAGTGCCTTTGTGGCAAAAAAAACTTAGCGTCTTCGAAATAAAAAATCTGTGAGATTATATTTCCCTCTTTCCAAATCAAATTTGAATTAGAGAAAATTCGTGAATTCGTGGCAAAAAAACTTTGCGTCTTCGCGAGATTAATTCTGCACAATCTTCGTAAAAAAAATCCTTTAGAATCCTTTTAATCTGTGGCATAAAAAAACTTTGCGCCTTAGTGCCTTTGTGGCATAACAAACCCATACGTTTCAGTATCAAAAAATGCCGTTTGGGTAAATTTCTCCCCTAAAAATGCTGTTTTCAGCCGTTATTTTGCGGCCAAATATGAGGTAATTCATTTAAAATGAAAAGTAAAATGACAAAACAGTTTTTTCAAAATAACACAGCAATTGGCAGGATTGCGGTTTTATTGATTATAATTTCTTTTTCTTCCTGCGGGAAAAGTGCGGATGCCCAGATGGCACCTCCAAAGCCGGAAGTTGACTTTCTGCAGACCACTTCAGTAACAGGAGATGTGGAAAAAAAATATCCAGCAACAGTCGAAGGTACTGTAAACGTTGATATAAAAGCACAGGTTTCAGGATATCTTGAAGCTATTTATGTCAAAGAAGGAGACTATGTAAACAAAGGACAATCCCTTTTTAAAATTAAAGGCGATGTATATGCCGAGCAGGTAAACAACAGCCGTGCCGCTTACAAAAGTGCTTTGGCGAACCAAGCCAATGCCAAATTGGAAGTAGAAAAAATCAAACCGCTTGTGGACGGAAAAGTTTTCTCTGACATGCAGTTAAAAACAGCGCAGGCCAATTTAGAAGCTGCGACAGCACAAGTAGCACAGGCTAAAGCCGCTTTAGGATCATCTCAGTTAAATGCCGATTTCTCTTTGATTAAAGCTCCTGTAAGCGGCTATATTAGCCGTATTCCAA
This portion of the Flavobacterium panacagri genome encodes:
- a CDS encoding beta-ketoacyl-ACP synthase III, which produces MNAVITAIGGFVPSSILTNKMISETVDTSDEWIVKRTGIKERRIADDDTATSDLAAAAIENLIENYNVDRGEIEALLVATATPDHILAPTASIVCEKSGLTNAFGIDMNAACSGFLYALEMGANMIESGRYSKLIIVGADKMSSIVDYEDRNTCILFGDGAGAVLLERTESENGLMKTILKTDGSGTSSLAVPAGGSRNPTSMQSLLHRTHYLKQDGAFVFKRAVASMGQVSQDALVKNGLQSDEIDWVIPHQANLRIINAVGESLNIEASKVKVNIERYGNTTSATVPLCLWDFQEDFKEGQNLLITTFGAGFSWGATCLKWGVMREKKTVQKTKDSKAEEVLVAH
- a CDS encoding sensor histidine kinase encodes the protein MGRQKQNKKSGKNFFYKYYRVIVIPAVFLVYLSSYYFLNPYRNFKEESLLDLDQTFDIFIILLYCAILTELTLFVGRKLNNYIRWEQNPFFRAIAQFICLIAGNILLNYFFSCLWDYLYPCTALEENDLVTIWQSKIMAAIISLFISAIHTGIFLLNRWRVNAIETAELKIKASELQEAVTRSKLESLKMQLDPHFVFNNFSTLTELIYEDQKEAASFLENITRVYRYMISNSNKDTITVKEEIEFLNAYFYLLKKRLGDKIDLKIDLEPSCLSLHLPPLTLQLLVENAVKHNMATLANPLTISVFCDSNDIIVRNNLQRTAGKSLVSTGIGNKNIEFRYKILSEKMPVFKESKDFYEVRLPLIEVL
- a CDS encoding LytR/AlgR family response regulator transcription factor, which encodes MKILIVEDESINASRLKRLLEELEPNCQILGIIDTVVDTVAWLKSNPAPDLITLDIRLADGLSFSIFDEINITCPVIFTTAYDEYAIRAFKVNSIDYLMKPIDKGELEFALTKFKSLSKTETSVSNIAGILKDLIHKPIYRLRFLVTYRDGYKSVDVSDIDFIYSEFKTSNLFLKSGTIISIPQTMEELEQELDPNIFFRANRQFFIRAESIKSIANYFNAKLKVQLKLDPEREVIISREKTPFFKQWMDR
- a CDS encoding efflux RND transporter periplasmic adaptor subunit, with product MTKQFFQNNTAIGRIAVLLIIISFSSCGKSADAQMAPPKPEVDFLQTTSVTGDVEKKYPATVEGTVNVDIKAQVSGYLEAIYVKEGDYVNKGQSLFKIKGDVYAEQVNNSRAAYKSALANQANAKLEVEKIKPLVDGKVFSDMQLKTAQANLEAATAQVAQAKAALGSSQLNADFSLIKAPVSGYISRIPNRVGNLVTPNDAVPLTTLSEINNVFVYFSLTEADYLAFSKDSKANQTVSLIMADDSEYDQKGKLEVASGNIDRATGTIALKAIFPNPKKILRSGGSARIVLNKSLSSVITVPMASVKDIQDKFFVFVLKEGNKVAMVPIEIAGSAGSDYFVKAGLQSGDKVALNSIDVLYDSMEVVPKTAGKAVSSK